One genomic segment of Triplophysa rosa linkage group LG22, Trosa_1v2, whole genome shotgun sequence includes these proteins:
- the LOC130545698 gene encoding adhesion G-protein coupled receptor G6: MQINQPAGTRSGLSKDLRAVVSLTFLLGLTWALAFLAWGPVKVFLLYLFSILNSLQGFFIFLFHCLMKENVRKQWRVHLCCGVFKLQDYSEWTQTAMEVTKPKPNPPNKLPFIASVRSIKSNSTQSSSVSSEYSQHQASITGPNMDVVYDNSLVIPRARTGLLPLATGSGHDFFPRLTKDGSDIDIYNK; encoded by the exons ATGCAGATCAATCAGCCCGCTGGCACTCGCAGTGGTCTCTCGAAAGACCTGCGTGCAGTCGTAAGCCTTACCTTTCTGCTGGGTCTCACCTGGGCTCTGGCTTTTCTTGCCTGGGGTCCTGTCAAAGTGTTTCTTCTCTACCTGTTCTCCATACTCAATAGCCTTCAAG gattctttatttttttgttccacTGCCTCATGAAGGAAAATGTACGTAAGCAATGGAGAGTGCATTTATGCTGTGGGGTTTTCAAGCTGCAAGACTACTCTG AATGGACTCAAACAGCAATGGAGGTTACCAAGCCTAAACCCAATCCACCAAATAAGCTCCCTTTTATTGCATCTGTGAGATCCATCAAGTCTAATTCAACCCAGAGCTCATCGGTTTCCTCAGAATACAGCCAACATCAAGCGTCTATCACAGGACCCAACATGG ATGTTGTATATGACAACAGTTTGGTAATACCAAGGGCCAGGACAGGACTGTTGCCTCTAGCCACAGGAAGTGGACATGATTTTTTCCCAAGGCTGACAAAGGATGGCTCAGACAtagacatttataataaataa
- the htatsf1 gene encoding HIV Tat-specific factor 1 — MSGDSDGNKEFHEQLRLQQLYGQGDEGKDDPYTYVDPEDGTVYDWDHEKRAWFPKINDDFIAAYQANYGFNEEGVPDPAAAIPPAESLPDKPEEPKKPEEPKKPEEPMKPKEPMKPDEPMTSDESSDLGKAKAEKRKADPGWFEVEKAKNTNVYVTGLPPDITPDEFVEVMSKCGIILRDPITEEYKIKLYKDKQGNQKGDGLCCYLKIESVALAVRLLDETEIRGYKLHVEEARFELKGDYDASKKKKKNKDYRKKLQQQQKQLDWRPEKAGEVRKRHEKVVIIRNMFHPSDFEEDPLELNEYRDDLRTECEKFGRARKVIIFDRHPDGVASVAFKETEEADACVAALNGRWFGGRQLSAQLWDGVTDYQVEETSREREERLKGWSTFLGVENAAADSSKGGTHSAENQNTTTQDIEEQAQQEEQKEEHKGEQREGGEKEKGDTEGGMASTDSSLAGSDDEDV, encoded by the exons ATGAGCGGAGACTCGGACGGTAATAAAGAGTTTCACGAACAGCTTCGTTTGCAGCAGCTGTATGGACAGGGAGATGAAGGTAAAGATGATCCATACACCTATGTCGATCCAGAAGACGGAACCGTGTACGACTGGGACCATGAAAAGCGGGCGTGGTTTCCAAAG ATAAATGATGACTTCATTGCAGCATATCAAGCAAATTATGGGTTCAATGAAGAAGGAGTCCCTGATCCGGCTGCTGCCATCCCACCTGCTGAATCTCTTCCTGACAAACCAGAAGAGCCCAAGAAACCAGAAGAGCCCAAGAAACCAGAAGAACCCATGAAACCAAAGGAACCCATGAAACCAGATGAACCCATGACATCAGATGAGAGTTCCGACCTGGGCAAAGCTAAAGCAGAAAAGAGAAAAGCAGATCCAG GCTGGTTTGAAGTTGAAAAGgctaaaaacacaaatgtctATGTGACAG GTCTTCCTCCAGACATAACTCCTGATGAATTTGTAGAGGTTATGTCCAAATGTGGAATCATCCTGCGTGATCCGATCACAGAGGAATATAAAATCAAACTCTATAAGGACAAGCAGGGGAACCAAAAAGGAGATGGACTTTGTTGCTACCTAAAG ATAGAGTCTGTGGCTCTCGCCGTGCGCCTCTTGGATGAGACAGAGATTCGTGGCTACAAACTGCACGTGGAGGAAGCGAGATTCGAGCTCAAAGGAGACTATGATGCCagcaagaagaagaaaaagaacaaaGACTATCGCAAGAAGCTCCAGCAGCAACAAAA ACAGTTGGATTGGAGGCCGGAGAAGGCCGGGGAGGTTCGCAAAAGGCATGAAAAAGTTGTCATCATTCGAAACATGTTTCATCCAAGCGATTTTGAG GAGGATCCTCTCGAGCTGAATGAGTACAGAGACGACCTCCGAACAGAATGCGAGAAATTCGGCCGAGCGAGGAAGGTCATCATTTTTGAT AGGCACCCTGATGGAGTGGCCTCCGTTGCTTTTAAAGAAACTGAAGAGGCGGATGCGTGTGTGGCAGCCCTGAATGGACGCTGGTTTGGAGGGAGGCAGCTATCAGCACAGCTGTGGGATGGTGTTACTGACTACCAG GTTGAAGAAACATCACGAGAGCGAGAAGAGAGATTGAAGGGCTGGTCCACTTTCCTGGGTGTCGAGAATGCCGCAGCAGACTCTTCCAAGGGAGGAACACATAGTGCAGAAAATCAAAACACCACCACACAAGATATAGAAGAACAGGCCCAACAGGAGGAGCAGAAGGAAGAACACAAGGGAGAACAACGGGAGGGGGGTGAGAAAGAGAAGGGGGATACGGAAGGAGGAATGGCATCAACCGACAGCAGTTTAGCAGGAAGTGACGATGAGGATGTGTAG
- the si:ch73-52f15.5 gene encoding transcription cofactor vestigial-like protein 1, giving the protein MMEEEKSKDPPQLFTYYQGDINTAVDEHFFRALNKATIPKDLSTKAKDSKRTFKSDLPQSSWAYPYNPSKLSQLTPVDNAPPSQGVIMNPPGSSSLWPSSSRQGTAFELPQILYPQPTAPQSSPNSYLNLLQMDRPAGGIMISPYSKVDARPEWNAGTAYKDIGLPGSRMGLDSGVPVTDTNKDLYWY; this is encoded by the exons ATGATGGAAGAGGAGAAGTCTAAAGATCCTCCTCAGCTTTTCACTTACTATCAAGGCGATATCAACACTGCCGTGGATGAGCACTTCTTCCGTGCCCTGAACAAGGCCACCATACCAAAAGACTTGAGCACTAAAGCTAAAGACAGCAAACGGACCTTCAAATCTG ATCTCCCCCAATCATCATGGGCATACCCCTACAACCCCTCAAAGCTGTCCCAGCTGACACCCGTAGACAATGCACCTCCATCCCAGGGGGTTATTATGAATCCCCCAGGATCATCATCACTCTGGCCTTCTTCATCCAGACAGGGTACAGCCTTTGAACTTCCTCAAATTCTGTACCCACAGCCCACTGCTCCTCAGAGCAGCCCCAACTCTTACCTGAATCTCTTACAAATGGATCGGCCCGCAGGAGGCATCATGATCTCTCCCTACTCAAAAGTAGATGCCAGGCCAGAGTGGAATGCTGGCACAGCCTATAAAGACATAGGCCTACCTGGAAGCAGAATGGGCCTTGATTCAG GTGTGCCTGTCACAGATACCAATAAAGATTTGTACTGGTATTGA